One stretch of Candidatus Nitrosotenuis cloacae DNA includes these proteins:
- a CDS encoding multicopper oxidase domain-containing protein, which produces MLFSVTAVAVLAATLFGSTYTQSQIVGSTLAASSNDSMTQKIHDMGGLKLVMPQAFAAVDCDNIEEGRNVVSFDLYARSADLPILGGKTYQAMTFSGQVPGPTLRVTQGDVVMMTLTIPEDEPTPHGNDMHASQMHSGPFGKVMPGESRTYCYVAQVPGTFKYHCSGVDIAAMDQHVLSGMYGMTIVDPLKGYKPLVVDSTAVVDGEVVKDRNTYSADALEFQLQYAQLYLNDEGGYDQGKMFKHETTYTVVNGMSFGYVPNANHNKLIKGDANKNIFVVQPWNSDDLKQYQSQLLFVEAGQHVRVFIENQANEPVYWHVVGEIIDRVTQGNVVHAKGTETWMIGGSQGAIMDIVFDEPGVYAAVNHDYAAIFTGAATIFVAGDPFGLNEQLGTNAQSYSELLGNPSDAVPPTGKNTIEHPKLNLHGLYTDERADELKSELGL; this is translated from the coding sequence ATGCTATTTTCCGTTACAGCAGTAGCGGTCTTGGCAGCAACCTTATTCGGAAGCACATACACACAATCACAAATTGTCGGTTCTACACTGGCAGCTTCCTCAAACGATAGCATGACTCAAAAAATCCATGACATGGGTGGCTTGAAGCTTGTTATGCCACAGGCATTTGCCGCAGTTGACTGCGACAACATCGAAGAGGGAAGAAATGTGGTTAGCTTTGATCTTTACGCAAGAAGCGCTGACCTCCCAATTCTGGGCGGAAAGACTTACCAAGCCATGACTTTCAGTGGACAGGTCCCAGGACCAACACTTAGAGTCACACAAGGCGACGTCGTAATGATGACACTAACCATCCCAGAAGACGAACCAACTCCACACGGAAACGACATGCATGCATCACAAATGCACTCTGGTCCATTTGGCAAAGTAATGCCAGGTGAATCAAGAACATACTGCTATGTTGCACAAGTGCCTGGTACCTTCAAGTATCACTGCTCTGGTGTTGATATTGCAGCAATGGATCAACATGTATTGTCTGGCATGTACGGAATGACAATCGTCGATCCACTCAAAGGCTACAAACCACTAGTTGTTGACTCAACAGCAGTTGTAGACGGCGAAGTTGTTAAAGACAGAAATACTTATTCCGCAGATGCACTTGAATTCCAACTCCAATACGCTCAGTTATACCTGAACGATGAAGGTGGATATGATCAAGGAAAAATGTTCAAACACGAAACAACCTACACAGTTGTTAATGGTATGTCATTTGGTTACGTTCCAAACGCAAACCACAATAAGCTCATCAAGGGAGATGCAAACAAAAACATCTTCGTAGTCCAACCATGGAACTCTGATGATCTAAAACAATACCAATCACAACTATTGTTCGTTGAAGCAGGCCAACACGTAAGAGTGTTCATTGAGAATCAAGCCAATGAACCAGTTTACTGGCATGTAGTGGGCGAAATCATTGACCGTGTTACACAAGGCAATGTTGTGCATGCAAAGGGTACCGAAACTTGGATGATTGGTGGCTCACAAGGCGCAATCATGGATATCGTCTTTGACGAACCAGGAGTTTATGCCGCAGTGAATCACGATTATGCAGCAATCTTCACAGGTGCAGCAACAATCTTTGTAGCAGGCGATCCATTTGGTCTAAATGAACAATTGGGCACCAACGCACAATCATACTCTGAGCTCTTAGGCAACCCAAGCGATGCAGTTCCTCCAACCGGAAAGAACACAATTGAGCATCCAAAACTAAACTTGCACGGATTGTACACAGATGAACGTGCTGACGAATTAAAGTCAGAATTAGGACTCTAA
- a CDS encoding D-2-hydroxyacid dehydrogenase: protein MSFSDKVLICDQVDAVLNDILKKNGLAVTYEPQITPEDLAKKIGDYEIIVVRSRTTLTKDLVEKATKCKIMARVGVGLDNIDTDAAKAKNIRVINAVEGAMNAVAELVIGLMLAMARDIPRADRELRNDKWIKKELMGTELAGKYLGIVGLGNIGKRLARLARALNMNIIGFDVVPIDPEFAKDVGLIKADLDTLLQSADYVSLHVPLLDSTKNLINANRLSTMKKTARIINTSRGGTVDENALYEALKSGNLGGAALDVFEKEPAIGNKLVSLPNFIATPHIGAQTKEAQSLAANVIAEKIIQILRGVI from the coding sequence ATGAGTTTTAGCGATAAAGTTTTGATTTGTGATCAGGTTGATGCCGTACTAAATGATATTCTCAAAAAAAATGGTCTTGCTGTAACATACGAACCGCAAATAACGCCAGAGGATCTGGCAAAAAAAATCGGTGACTATGAAATCATTGTGGTGAGAAGCAGAACCACGCTAACAAAAGATCTGGTGGAAAAGGCTACCAAATGCAAGATAATGGCACGAGTCGGAGTCGGACTAGACAATATCGACACAGATGCCGCCAAGGCAAAAAACATCCGAGTCATAAACGCAGTAGAAGGAGCAATGAATGCTGTAGCAGAACTAGTAATCGGTCTGATGCTTGCAATGGCACGAGACATTCCTCGAGCAGACCGTGAGCTCCGAAATGACAAATGGATAAAAAAAGAACTCATGGGAACAGAGCTTGCAGGAAAATATCTTGGTATAGTTGGGCTTGGCAACATTGGAAAAAGACTGGCAAGACTGGCGCGAGCACTAAACATGAATATTATAGGATTTGATGTAGTACCAATTGATCCCGAATTTGCAAAAGATGTTGGGCTGATAAAGGCAGACTTGGATACCTTACTGCAAAGCGCAGACTATGTCTCACTGCACGTACCATTGCTGGATAGCACAAAAAATCTCATCAATGCAAATAGACTCAGCACCATGAAAAAGACTGCAAGAATAATCAACACGTCCCGTGGTGGAACAGTAGATGAAAACGCTCTGTATGAGGCACTAAAGTCAGGCAATCTGGGCGGTGCAGCACTAGATGTGTTTGAAAAAGAGCCAGCAATTGGCAACAAGCTAGTCAGCCTGCCAAATTTCATTGCCACACCGCACATTGGTGCGCAGACAAAAGAAGCTCAGTCATTAGCTGCAAATGTTATAGCAGAAAAGATAATACAGATTTTACGTGGTGTGATTTAG